A region of the Bacillus sp. NP247 genome:
GTTACAACAGTAGCTGCTGTACTTCTCATATACTCCTCTGCTACTGGATCATCACTGTTTAATATAGCGTATTTTTCACGATTATGATGATAACTATTGCCCAGCTGTGCAAAAAGCAACCCTTTCGCATGTTTATATTCTTCCATCGTTTTATGATAGTCTAAATGATCTTGTGTTAAATTCGTAAATACTGCAACATCGTAATCGCACCCGTGTACACGGCCAAGATCTAAAGCATGAGACGAAACTTCCATTACTGTGCTATCCACACCTTGTTCAACCATTTTTGAAAACGTCTGTTGAAGTGTTAGTGCATCTGGTGTTGTATTTTTCACCTCAAATGTTTCATCACCGATTTTCATATTAATCGTTCCAATTAGCCCTGTTTTATGACCATGTGCGCGCATAATTTCATCCATAATATGCGATGTTGTTGTCTTTCCATTTGTACCTGTAATACCGATTAAATGTAACTTGTGTGTTGGTTGGCCATAAAAATAATCAGCTAAAACCGCTAGCGAACGAAAAGTATTTTTCACAAGTACAACTGGAACGTCAACATCAATTGGTCTTTCCGCAACAATAGCAGCCGCTCCTTGTGCGGCTGCTTGCTTAGCAAAGTCATGGCTATCAACCGTATATCCTTTCATACATATAAATAAGCTTCCCTCTTTCACTTTACGTGAATCCGCTTCAATAGATGTTATTTCTGGATTTTCTGTTGGAAAAACTGGAAAATCATGCAAACATGATAAAAGTGTATGCAACTTCATTTCACTAAACCCTCTCTACATTGTTTATTTATCTCTTATTTTAGCAAGTAACACGTTACCTCCTAAGTTATATAAAAATAGGAGGTAAGTGCTACTATAGTCTAATCAATAGATTTATTTATTAATGAGACACTTATCGTCTCAAATAAAGCAATTTTCCTATAAAAAACTCACTTCCACCAATTGTACCATAAAACACAATCAGTTACCTTTAATTCCCGAAGTAAATTCTAACTTTTGAACCCTCTTTTACTTTAGCTCCTGCTTCTGGTGATTGTTTAATTACTTTCCCACCATCACCACTTATATCAAGCTTCAAGTCTACAAGTTGCGTTTGTAAATCTTTCTTTTTCATACCAATTAAATTTGGAACTTCCACAGTTGGTGTATCGCCCCATTTATATTCTTTCTCAACTTGCTCTTTTCTTGGTTCCACTCCCATTACAGGAAGTGCGTCACGAAGAATATTCCCAACAATAGGTGCTGCTACAACTCCACCAAATTGAGTGACTCCTTTTGGGTTATCCACTGCTACATAAACAACAATTTGCGGATCGTCGGCTGGAGCAAAACCGATAAATGATACAATGTAGTTATTATCTAAATATTTTCCGTCTTTTACCTTTTGAGCAGTTCCAGTTTTTCCACCTACACGATATCCATCAATGTAAGCTCCTTTACCAGAACCTTTCGCTACAACATTCTCTAATGCGTAACGAACTTTCTCTGAAGTTTCCTTGGAAATAACTTCCCTTTTCGCAACAGGTGTCTTTTTGCTGACCACTTGATTATTCTTCGGATCAATAAATTCCTTCGCTATATATGGCTGATACAAAGTTCCTCCATTTACAGCGGCCGCTACAGCTGCTACTTGTTGAATCGGTGTAACAGAAACACCTTGCCCAAATGAAGTCGTCGCTTGCTCGACTGGACCAACTTTATCTAAATTAAATAAAATCCCGCTACCTTCACCTTGTAAGTCAATTCCGGTCTTCTGTCCAAATCCGAAATTGCGAATGTATTTAAACAATCGATCTTTACCAAGACGATCACCGAGTTCAATAAATCCTGGGTTACAAGAGTTTTGAACTACCTCTAAAAACGTTTGGCTACCATGGCCTCCAGCTTTCCAACACCGCAATCTAGCTCCACCAACTTCAGCTGCTCCATCATCATAAAACGTATCTTTCTCTAAGTCTACCAAATTTTCATTCAAGGCTGCAGCTAATGTAATAATCTTAAATGTTGACCCCGGCTCATACGTACTCCATACAGGTAAGTTTCTGTTATATACTTCGGGAGAAACACTTTGAAAATCTGCTGGATCAAAACTTGGCCGACTTGACATACCTAAAATTTCACCATTTTTCGGATTCATTGCAATTGCTATCATACCGTCGGGATTATACGTCGATTCCGCAATATTCATTTCTCTTTCCATAATCCTCGTAATGCGGGAATCAATTGTTAACCCTAAATTCAAGCCGGCTTCTGGTTTTTTGAAATCATCTCCAACGTTAGGCATTCTCTGTCCTTTCGCATCTGCAAAAAATCGCACATGACCTTTATCACCATTTAACTCTTTATCATAATATTTCTCTAGTCCCATAAGCCCTTGATTATCACTGCCCGCAAATCCTAATACGTGTGATAAAAAATTACCGAATGGATAGTACCGGATAGAATCCTCAGCGATATACACACCCTTTAAACTTAATCCGCGTACTTCTTTCGCTTTGTCATGCGATATTTTCCTTCCGCCTTTATCAAGCCTTACAATCGACTCTTTTTTTGTAATCCGCGTATAAATATCATCTTTTTCCACACCTAATACTGCAGCTAACTTCTCTGCAGTCTCTGCTGGTTTTTCAATTTGCCTCGGCACAACAAAGACGGTCGGTGCACTTTTATTCGTAGCAAGCTCCACACCATTTCGATCTAAAATCTTCCCTCGCTCTGGTTCAAAAGTAATATTACGACTCCATGAATCCTTCGCACGATCTGTTAACATATTTCCAAGAAAAAATTGCACATATCCAAGACGAATATCGATGATGGTGAAAATGAGTATACCCGATATAAGTATAAAAATAAGTCGTTTCCTAACTGTTACATTTGATACACGCATATTGGAACAAGCCTCCCTTACGCCTAGCTTGTTCCAATATATGCTTGTACTTATTCAATTAGAACTTCTTCCCTATTACCATTATGGCTTTTCTGCTTCTTGCTGTGGCTCAAGTGGTGGTACGAGTGTTACACCTAGTTCTGTACCAGGTTGCAACAATGTTCCTTCCGCCACACTTTGTTCCGTTACATATCCTGTACCAGAAGGTTTTAAGTTAAGCTTTAATGTTTTTGCTAAATTCATAACATCACGCAGTGCCCATCCCTGTATATTTGGCATTGTAGGCTTATCTCCTACTAAGAAGACTCGATCACCTTTTAATGTTTGTTCAGTTGCTTTTGGCACTTGCTGCTGTACTTTCCCTTCACCTAATACAATTGGACGAAGTTTTGCTTTATCAATTGCTTTTTTCGCTTCATCCATCGTTTTTCCTGTTACATCCGGAACGACAGTTTGTTGCTCTTTCACATATTTCTTCGGATCCTTTACTTCATTTGGCTTAATCTTTAAATACTCTAAACTATTTTTCGTTACATATTTAAAGATATCAGCTAAAGGTTTAGCCCCGTTTTCATCATCTTTTAATTTTGGTTGTTTAACGGCCACATACACAACAAGTTGTGGGTCGTCCATCGGTGCCATACCTAAGAATGAGAATATATAATTCTCTCTTCCTGTCATATAG
Encoded here:
- a CDS encoding UDP-N-acetylmuramoyl-L-alanyl-D-glutamate--2,6-diaminopimelate ligase, with translation MKLHTLLSCLHDFPVFPTENPEITSIEADSRKVKEGSLFICMKGYTVDSHDFAKQAAAQGAAAIVAERPIDVDVPVVLVKNTFRSLAVLADYFYGQPTHKLHLIGITGTNGKTTTSHIMDEIMRAHGHKTGLIGTINMKIGDETFEVKNTTPDALTLQQTFSKMVEQGVDSTVMEVSSHALDLGRVHGCDYDVAVFTNLTQDHLDYHKTMEEYKHAKGLLFAQLGNSYHHNREKYAILNSDDPVAEEYMRSTAATVVTYGIDVASDIMARDIVMTSGGTTFTLVTPYETVNVTMKLIGKFNVYNVLAATAAGLVSGVSLQTIIDVIKELAGVPGRFEVVDGGQNYTVIVDYAHTPDSLENVLKTAKQFAKGDVYCIVGCGGDRDRTKRPIMASVATEYATHAIYTSDNPRSEDPKAILDDMVNDANGNNYEVIVDRKEAIRSAISKVKAEDIIIIAGKGHETYQIIGKEVHHFDDREVAKEAITERLNNEV
- a CDS encoding stage V sporulation protein D, whose product is MRVSNVTVRKRLIFILISGILIFTIIDIRLGYVQFFLGNMLTDRAKDSWSRNITFEPERGKILDRNGVELATNKSAPTVFVVPRQIEKPAETAEKLAAVLGVEKDDIYTRITKKESIVRLDKGGRKISHDKAKEVRGLSLKGVYIAEDSIRYYPFGNFLSHVLGFAGSDNQGLMGLEKYYDKELNGDKGHVRFFADAKGQRMPNVGDDFKKPEAGLNLGLTIDSRITRIMEREMNIAESTYNPDGMIAIAMNPKNGEILGMSSRPSFDPADFQSVSPEVYNRNLPVWSTYEPGSTFKIITLAAALNENLVDLEKDTFYDDGAAEVGGARLRCWKAGGHGSQTFLEVVQNSCNPGFIELGDRLGKDRLFKYIRNFGFGQKTGIDLQGEGSGILFNLDKVGPVEQATTSFGQGVSVTPIQQVAAVAAAVNGGTLYQPYIAKEFIDPKNNQVVSKKTPVAKREVISKETSEKVRYALENVVAKGSGKGAYIDGYRVGGKTGTAQKVKDGKYLDNNYIVSFIGFAPADDPQIVVYVAVDNPKGVTQFGGVVAAPIVGNILRDALPVMGVEPRKEQVEKEYKWGDTPTVEVPNLIGMKKKDLQTQLVDLKLDISGDGGKVIKQSPEAGAKVKEGSKVRIYFGN